A segment of the Aridibaculum aurantiacum genome:
ATCAGCAGCGTAGACCAAGTTAGCTGTGTACTAGTTCTTTTTCCTCATTAATGGAATTCCCCCAGCCCCGCCTTTGCTAGTTTTTCCTTCAACTGCATCACAGGTATAAGTAATTTAAGAAGTACATAACTTCCCCTGTTTGTCGAATTTCAGAAGGATGATTTCGACCTTACATGGTAGCAGACTGCGTCCGGCAACAGAATTACTGAAGTAAATGTTTTTATCAATCTGGTTCGTCCACGCACATTAGCCAAGCCCGCCGCCACTCCCACAACCGTACAAGTGAGTGACACAACGATGCTCAATAGCACCCCCACCGCCGGCTCCAAAAATCCACCTCCCTAACTACTCCTCTCTATCAACTTATACCCAAAACCTCTGATCGTCAGGATCTCCACGCACTTATCAGCATCCAGGTAGTTGCGCAACCTGTTTATATAAACATTCATGGTTTTGCTGTTGAACACATTGTCGCTGCCCCAGAGTTCTGCCAGGAGTAACTGCCGGTCCACAACCGTTGACTTCGCCTCGCAAAGCCTTTTCAGCAGTTCTACTTCTTTGTACGAAAGCTGGAAACGGTTGGAATGGTTTACCAGCTCATGCGTAGAAGTATTGAAGGTGAAGCTGCCCAGCTTGTACACGTTTTGCGCGGTGTGCGACACATTACCCGATACCCTCGCTAACGACCTGATCCGCGCAATGAGTTCTTCCATCACAAAAGGTTTTCGTATGAAGTCATTGCAGCCAAGATCGAAAGCTTTTACCAGGTCTTCCGTAAGCGGCTTTGCGGTCAGCATGATAATAGGTACGTCTTTGTTAACCGCCCTTACCTGCTTTACCGCAGCAAATCCATCGCTTCCCGGCATCATAATATCTATGATCACGAGTTTAGGATCAAGGGTAGTGAATAGATTGTAACCATCATCACCATTATGCGCATACGTTACATCGAAGCCATAGAGGCCAAGCGTGTCTTTTAAAATCTGGCAAAGCTCAACCTGGTCTTCTATCAGTAGAATTGGTATCATAGTTCTTTGGGTAGCGTGATATTGAATTGTGTTCCTGTTTGCCCTTTCGACTGCACCGTAATATTGCCTGAATGTTTTTTGATGATGCTGCTAACATAGTATAGTCCAAGTCCAAAACCTTTTACCGACTGCGCATCACCCTGCGGCACACGAAAGAACTTTTCAAATACACTCTTTAGGTATTGCGGCGGAATGCCCATCCCGTTGTCACGGATCTTAATGGTGCAGTCGCGGCTGTTTTCTACAAGATCGATATCAATGTTCACAGATCCGTTAGAGTATTTGATGGCGTTGTCTATAACGTTACGAAAGGCAGTTTCAAGGTGAAGCCGGTCACCATGAATGAGCACAGGCCCTTCACCGTTTAGCTGGAAGTTCACCGGCTTTTCCTGTAGAATAGAATAGCTACGTACCAGTTCCCCAAACAGCGCATGCAGGTCTATCTCTTCTTTCTTCAGGGTAAAATCTGACAAATCCTGTACGGCCGCATCTACAATCCTTTCTACGAATTCGTTGAGCAGGTGCAGTTGTCTTTTGCTGGTATGCAGGTAAAAGTTTGTGCGCTCATTTGGCG
Coding sequences within it:
- a CDS encoding response regulator transcription factor, with product MIPILLIEDQVELCQILKDTLGLYGFDVTYAHNGDDGYNLFTTLDPKLVIIDIMMPGSDGFAAVKQVRAVNKDVPIIMLTAKPLTEDLVKAFDLGCNDFIRKPFVMEELIARIRSLARVSGNVSHTAQNVYKLGSFTFNTSTHELVNHSNRFQLSYKEVELLKRLCEAKSTVVDRQLLLAELWGSDNVFNSKTMNVYINRLRNYLDADKCVEILTIRGFGYKLIERSS